Proteins from one Flavobacterium sp. N2038 genomic window:
- a CDS encoding GNAT family N-acetyltransferase, translating into MTTSSPKEIAQEAVHITFTILLNCCVRELGNSSFYEGIPKYDPVLKSYISKYNHKLHLKLDFPVDNVEVYAPVRYRSETFRHLYDFPVMERDLTTETIKEIDADRLLELITTHIRQQYPLADSKNVKKRMQLSTEKIAQFLEHFKTSGQDFNKAEMTFIEAEQLFPAGHLLHPLTKGREGFTEAEVLKYAPETGGYFKLHYFLVHPDLVTEKSVDNILPSDFAKAALLEAGKEDKKLQDLLEKNPQWKVLPIHPWEAAHFKNQAVFDTLVKENLLIDLGEFGKEFTATSSVRTVYNNESDYMYKFSLHVKITGAERINHYHELYRGYDVSRLMQTAWGDNVKKTYPDIELICDPGFISVSYNGNVLDPFSTSVRYNPFKSTGAEKENNVSLLASLCQDSLLGDPSRMENIIQKAAEQTGLSIEKTSEIWFRKYIDIILNGVVKMFNEQGMVCEWHQQNTLVQLDGAFMPEKLFFRDNQSFLFRKSFEDQLNDIVPGFSENGKMFIPDDRLFNLLLHYFWVGNILAVVNTFGANRLADEKKLLNILYDALEVLQKEDESGLVTFILESRYWKVKGNLLTALNDIDCGGNPAGVTRINFPNVLHKRFFSEQLINPKGKELVYNRYFPKEDVTISLRPLDIDNDLEMLHEWFHRDHAKAAWRMDWPLRELETYYRTLLPGDGLYSYIGMANGEPTFNIEVYWPTRDVLGDYYDVLPTDYGTHQFIAPTDPKLKFVSPSTQCMIDYVFAQPEVGKMVGEGAVDSRASMMNKAFHGFKIDKVIEMPHKTSNLNFCYREWYWAKFPQNQDIVINAEAEPNLINQ; encoded by the coding sequence ATGACTACATCTTCTCCTAAAGAGATTGCTCAGGAAGCAGTCCATATTACGTTTACTATTTTACTTAATTGCTGCGTGCGAGAATTAGGCAACAGCAGTTTTTATGAAGGGATTCCGAAATACGATCCTGTGCTGAAATCTTATATATCAAAGTATAATCATAAACTTCATCTAAAATTGGATTTTCCTGTTGATAACGTTGAAGTCTATGCGCCAGTACGCTACAGATCTGAAACCTTCAGGCATTTATATGATTTTCCGGTAATGGAACGTGACCTTACTACTGAAACTATAAAAGAAATAGATGCAGATCGTCTTCTAGAACTAATTACAACTCATATAAGACAGCAGTATCCACTGGCAGATTCTAAAAATGTAAAAAAAAGAATGCAGCTGAGCACCGAAAAAATAGCGCAGTTTTTAGAGCATTTTAAAACTTCCGGACAGGATTTTAATAAAGCTGAAATGACCTTTATTGAAGCGGAACAATTATTTCCGGCTGGACATTTACTCCATCCTCTTACCAAAGGACGCGAAGGATTTACGGAAGCCGAAGTTTTAAAATATGCTCCCGAAACTGGCGGATATTTTAAGCTGCATTATTTTTTAGTGCATCCTGATTTGGTTACCGAAAAATCTGTAGACAATATTTTACCTTCTGATTTTGCAAAAGCAGCCCTATTAGAAGCAGGTAAAGAAGATAAAAAACTGCAGGATTTACTGGAAAAAAATCCGCAGTGGAAAGTACTTCCGATTCATCCGTGGGAAGCTGCTCATTTTAAAAACCAAGCCGTATTTGATACACTGGTAAAAGAAAATCTGCTTATAGATTTAGGTGAATTTGGAAAAGAATTTACAGCAACTTCTTCTGTAAGAACCGTATACAATAACGAAAGCGATTATATGTATAAATTTTCGCTTCACGTAAAAATTACAGGCGCAGAACGTATTAATCATTATCATGAACTTTACAGAGGATATGATGTATCTCGATTAATGCAGACTGCCTGGGGAGACAACGTAAAGAAAACCTATCCTGATATTGAATTGATTTGTGATCCGGGTTTTATATCTGTATCCTATAACGGAAATGTACTGGACCCTTTTTCTACCAGTGTGCGCTACAATCCGTTTAAAAGTACCGGAGCTGAAAAAGAAAATAATGTCTCTTTATTAGCTTCTTTATGTCAGGACAGCCTATTGGGAGATCCTTCCAGAATGGAGAACATCATTCAAAAAGCTGCTGAACAAACCGGATTATCTATAGAAAAAACCAGTGAGATTTGGTTCAGAAAATACATTGATATTATACTTAACGGTGTAGTAAAAATGTTTAACGAGCAGGGAATGGTTTGCGAGTGGCATCAACAAAATACACTTGTACAATTGGACGGAGCGTTCATGCCCGAAAAACTATTTTTTCGTGATAATCAAAGTTTTTTATTCCGAAAATCTTTTGAAGATCAACTAAATGATATCGTACCAGGTTTCTCTGAAAACGGAAAAATGTTTATTCCGGACGATCGTTTATTCAATTTACTGCTTCATTATTTCTGGGTAGGAAATATACTGGCCGTTGTAAATACTTTTGGCGCTAACAGACTTGCAGATGAAAAAAAACTCCTAAATATTTTATATGATGCTTTAGAGGTTTTACAAAAAGAAGACGAAAGCGGTCTGGTTACATTTATTCTAGAAAGTAGATATTGGAAAGTGAAAGGCAATTTGCTTACGGCACTTAATGATATTGACTGCGGCGGCAATCCTGCTGGCGTTACCCGTATCAATTTCCCAAATGTTTTACACAAACGCTTTTTCTCAGAGCAATTAATAAATCCAAAAGGAAAAGAATTAGTCTACAATCGTTATTTCCCTAAGGAAGATGTGACTATAAGTTTACGCCCTCTTGATATAGATAATGACTTAGAAATGCTGCACGAATGGTTTCATCGTGACCACGCAAAAGCAGCCTGGAGAATGGACTGGCCTCTGCGCGAACTTGAAACCTATTACAGAACCTTACTTCCTGGAGATGGTTTGTACAGTTATATAGGAATGGCTAACGGAGAACCGACTTTTAATATCGAAGTATACTGGCCTACCCGTGATGTGCTGGGAGATTATTATGATGTGCTGCCTACTGATTACGGAACGCATCAATTTATTGCACCAACAGATCCTAAACTGAAATTTGTTTCACCCTCTACACAATGCATGATCGATTATGTATTTGCTCAACCCGAAGTGGGTAAAATGGTTGGCGAAGGTGCTGTCGATTCCAGAGCTTCGATGATGAACAAAGCTTTTCATGGCTTTAAAATCGATAAGGTAATCGAAATGCCGCACAAAACCTCAAATCTTAATTTTTGCTATCGCGAATGGTACTGGGCTAAATTCCCTCAAAACCAAGACATTGTAATAAACGCTGAAGCAGAACCTAATCTTATAAACCAATAA
- a CDS encoding pyridoxal phosphate-dependent decarboxylase family protein: protein MQNLLDNDQDVLVKNPADQFYQDIFHENSGAEYNNAIALVQKRVNGFLENTKIPFSGIKPEEIRNKVEAVNLDVPLQDYESLWNEIDEIYVNHATAYHLPEYIAHLNCPVVIPALAADVLISAINSSQDTYDQSAGGTFIERKLIAWTGEQIGYNADCDGIFTGGGSQSNLMGLLLARDYFALKYLNWNIKLNGCPPEASKFRIFVSEKSHFSNQKNASILGLGEQSIVQVVTDNRYRMDAKKLKLAITEELEKGNIPIAIVATAGTTDFGNIDPLSEIAVLAREHKLWMHVDAAYGCGLLLTDKYKHLLNGIEQADSVTIDYHKSFFQPICSSAFMVRNKQHLHIIKHHADYLNPKEQDYDELPAQINKSLVQSTRRFDALKLWCTLRHMGRTKLGQYTETIIETTQQTAEIIDNDKDFELLTDSDLSVLVFRYKLAGWPGDCCKMNLHIKKKMFFNGEVLVASTKVNGIFYLKFTILNPLTTIAHINNILSIIKKHGNDYIFS from the coding sequence ATGCAAAACCTATTAGACAACGATCAGGATGTCTTAGTTAAAAATCCTGCAGACCAATTTTACCAGGATATTTTTCATGAAAATTCCGGCGCAGAATATAACAACGCCATAGCATTAGTGCAAAAACGTGTAAATGGTTTTCTTGAAAACACCAAAATTCCATTCAGCGGTATTAAACCTGAGGAAATACGAAATAAAGTGGAAGCTGTAAACTTAGATGTACCACTACAAGATTATGAAAGCCTTTGGAATGAGATAGATGAAATTTATGTCAACCATGCAACTGCCTATCATTTACCGGAATATATAGCCCATTTAAACTGCCCTGTAGTGATTCCTGCCTTAGCAGCCGATGTACTGATAAGCGCTATTAATTCGTCGCAGGATACCTATGATCAAAGTGCCGGAGGAACATTTATAGAAAGAAAATTGATTGCCTGGACAGGTGAACAAATTGGATATAATGCCGATTGTGATGGTATTTTTACAGGCGGCGGTTCGCAGAGTAACCTAATGGGACTGCTTTTGGCAAGGGATTATTTTGCTTTGAAATACCTGAATTGGAATATCAAATTAAATGGATGTCCTCCGGAAGCCAGTAAGTTCCGAATTTTTGTTTCTGAGAAATCTCATTTCAGTAATCAAAAAAATGCTTCTATTTTAGGACTTGGCGAGCAGTCCATCGTTCAGGTTGTTACAGATAACCGCTATAGAATGGATGCTAAAAAATTAAAGCTAGCCATTACTGAAGAACTGGAAAAAGGCAACATTCCTATTGCTATTGTGGCTACAGCCGGTACAACAGATTTCGGTAATATTGATCCATTATCTGAAATAGCAGTTCTGGCAAGAGAACATAAATTATGGATGCATGTTGACGCTGCTTATGGCTGTGGATTACTGCTGACAGATAAATACAAACATCTTCTAAACGGTATCGAACAAGCTGATTCTGTTACGATTGATTACCATAAATCTTTCTTTCAGCCTATCTGCAGCAGTGCTTTTATGGTGAGAAACAAACAGCATCTTCATATTATAAAACACCACGCCGATTATCTAAATCCTAAGGAGCAGGATTATGATGAACTTCCGGCTCAAATTAATAAGTCACTGGTACAAAGTACACGTCGTTTTGACGCTTTAAAACTATGGTGTACACTGCGCCACATGGGAAGAACTAAACTGGGACAGTATACGGAGACCATTATCGAAACTACACAGCAAACGGCTGAAATTATAGACAACGACAAAGATTTTGAACTTTTAACAGATTCTGATTTAAGTGTTTTGGTTTTTAGATATAAACTAGCCGGCTGGCCGGGTGACTGCTGTAAAATGAATTTACATATCAAAAAGAAAATGTTTTTTAACGGTGAAGTCTTAGTAGCAAGTACAAAAGTAAATGGCATTTTTTATCTGAAGTTCACCATTTTGAACCCATTAACGACTATAGCACACATTAATAATATCCTTTCAATTATAAAAAAACACGGAAATGACTACATCTTCTCCTAA
- a CDS encoding nitroreductase, with the protein MNISTKPSKLKVSDFQPGQNKISKIIRTRRSVYADEFVKQNIPDELLNEILTNATYAPTHKMTEPWRFIVLKDGYLEKLGSFLAAYYKDFYYEKFSAETALEKYNLLKEYPLNSACVIGVVMVRNHKIDLPEWEEVAAVSSAVQNIALTCTAHNIGSYWSTSAGAIDYVKQFDLAENEKSLGLIYVGYYPEDIEPSRKKRTPVSNKVTYFK; encoded by the coding sequence ATGAATATTAGTACCAAACCCAGCAAACTTAAGGTGTCAGATTTTCAACCTGGTCAAAATAAAATTTCAAAAATCATCCGAACCAGAAGAAGTGTTTACGCAGATGAGTTTGTAAAGCAAAATATACCCGATGAATTATTAAATGAAATTTTAACAAACGCAACTTATGCCCCTACACACAAAATGACCGAGCCATGGAGGTTTATTGTTTTAAAGGATGGCTATTTAGAGAAACTAGGATCCTTTTTGGCTGCCTATTACAAAGACTTCTATTATGAAAAATTTTCTGCCGAAACTGCTCTCGAAAAGTACAATCTGCTTAAAGAATATCCTCTTAATTCAGCTTGTGTGATTGGCGTTGTCATGGTTCGTAATCACAAAATAGACCTTCCGGAATGGGAAGAAGTTGCCGCCGTTTCATCTGCTGTTCAAAACATAGCACTCACCTGCACTGCCCATAATATTGGGAGTTACTGGAGTACATCGGCAGGTGCAATTGATTATGTAAAGCAATTTGATCTGGCCGAAAATGAAAAATCTCTCGGTTTAATTTATGTTGGATACTATCCCGAAGATATTGAACCGTCAAGAAAAAAAAGAACTCCTGTTTCTAACAAAGTAACCTATTTTAAATAA
- a CDS encoding taurine catabolism dioxygenase TauD, whose product MGTLLEKAFQSYENPDYIAALHLYSFQLLPERIARILSRFGTDFSADQYGAIIFKGLLEVDQDHLGPTPANWQSADYSKLNKYGFICSLLHGAVPSKPVQYYAQRKGGGILHAVIPDEKMAVTQTGSGSKTNLYVHTEDAFLLHQADFLSFLYLRNEERVPSTLYSVRSHGGVNEVMEKLFRPIYQCPKDANYDEEINNGPLASVLYGNKELPFIRFDAAEQIFNEKAGQTPEALYNLTEFWNEAKELINSDYIPDSGDVVFVNNHLCAHGRSAFTAGQREENGKIVKCERRQMLRMMSKTSLIHIRAMTQTDDPYFVMEEHLGKVFDQD is encoded by the coding sequence GTGGGCACTCTGCTGGAGAAGGCATTCCAGAGTTATGAAAATCCAGATTATATAGCGGCACTTCATCTTTATTCTTTCCAGCTTCTTCCGGAACGAATAGCCAGAATCTTAAGCCGTTTTGGAACAGATTTCTCGGCAGACCAATATGGAGCCATTATTTTTAAAGGCCTTTTGGAAGTGGATCAGGATCATTTGGGGCCGACTCCCGCGAACTGGCAGAGTGCTGATTACTCAAAACTCAATAAATACGGCTTTATTTGTTCGCTGCTGCATGGCGCAGTTCCTTCTAAACCTGTTCAGTATTATGCACAACGAAAAGGCGGAGGAATTCTTCATGCTGTTATTCCGGATGAAAAAATGGCTGTTACACAGACAGGATCAGGATCAAAAACGAATCTGTATGTTCATACTGAAGATGCGTTTCTTCTTCATCAGGCTGACTTTTTAAGCTTTCTTTATTTGCGAAATGAAGAGAGAGTTCCTTCAACACTTTACTCGGTACGATCACATGGCGGGGTTAATGAAGTAATGGAAAAGCTTTTTAGGCCTATTTATCAATGTCCTAAGGACGCCAATTATGATGAAGAAATTAATAATGGTCCGCTGGCTTCTGTTCTATACGGAAATAAAGAATTGCCTTTTATTAGATTCGATGCAGCCGAGCAGATATTTAATGAAAAGGCTGGGCAAACACCCGAAGCTCTTTACAATTTGACTGAATTCTGGAACGAGGCAAAAGAGTTGATTAATAGTGATTATATACCGGATTCCGGAGATGTTGTATTTGTCAATAATCACTTATGTGCCCATGGAAGAAGTGCTTTTACGGCAGGGCAGAGGGAGGAAAATGGTAAGATTGTGAAGTGCGAGAGACGACAGATGCTCAGAATGATGAGTAAAACCAGTTTAATTCATATAAGAGCGATGACGCAAACAGATGATCCCTATTTTGTTATGGAAGAACATTTAGGAAAAGTTTTTGATCAGGATTAA
- a CDS encoding SDR family NAD(P)-dependent oxidoreductase, with protein MRQNNYQGALQQSIGSGFNAKSTTADVIKGIDLKGKIVIVTGGNAGIGLETTKTLANAGATVIVPARDIEKAKMNLEGVKNVELEVMDIMNPGSIDAFAEKFLSSERPLHLLINNAGIMWVPLRRDSRGIESQLATNYLGQFHLTAKLFPALKKANGSRVVNVSSLGHHMSPFDFEDPNFLHREYETLQAYGQSKTASNLFSLELDNRAKSFNIRAYSVHPGSIAGTELAREASLELFQKMGFLDAEGNIMPEVAARLKSISQGAATTIWCATSSLLDNIGGVYCEDGDIALLLSEESIGTSGVAPYSLDEYNAKKLWNLSEQMTGLSFM; from the coding sequence ATGAGACAAAACAATTATCAGGGAGCGTTACAACAATCGATAGGTTCTGGATTTAATGCAAAATCCACAACGGCTGATGTTATCAAAGGAATTGACCTTAAAGGAAAGATTGTAATTGTAACTGGTGGAAATGCAGGCATTGGTCTTGAAACAACTAAAACATTAGCAAATGCTGGTGCTACAGTAATTGTACCTGCAAGAGACATTGAAAAAGCTAAGATGAATTTGGAAGGCGTAAAAAATGTCGAATTGGAGGTAATGGATATTATGAATCCCGGTTCTATTGATGCGTTTGCTGAGAAATTCCTGTCTTCGGAGAGACCTTTGCATTTACTTATAAATAATGCAGGTATTATGTGGGTACCTTTACGCAGAGACAGTCGCGGCATCGAATCACAATTGGCGACTAATTACTTAGGGCAATTCCATTTGACAGCAAAACTTTTTCCTGCACTTAAAAAAGCGAATGGCTCAAGGGTTGTTAATGTATCTTCTCTTGGGCATCATATGTCTCCTTTCGATTTTGAGGATCCTAACTTTCTTCACAGAGAATATGAAACTTTGCAAGCTTATGGGCAATCAAAAACAGCAAGTAATTTATTTTCTCTTGAGCTTGATAATCGTGCGAAATCTTTCAATATAAGAGCCTATTCAGTACATCCGGGTTCAATTGCGGGGACTGAATTAGCAAGAGAAGCATCTTTAGAATTGTTTCAAAAAATGGGCTTCTTAGATGCAGAAGGCAATATAATGCCTGAGGTTGCAGCAAGGCTAAAATCAATATCGCAAGGTGCTGCCACAACTATATGGTGTGCTACAAGTTCTTTGCTTGATAATATTGGTGGTGTTTATTGTGAAGATGGAGATATTGCTTTATTACTATCTGAAGAAAGTATTGGAACATCTGGTGTTGCTCCTTATTCTTTGGACGAATACAATGCTAAGAAATTATGGAATTTAAGCGAGCAAATGACAGGTTTATCCTTTATGTAG